DNA sequence from the Vicia villosa cultivar HV-30 ecotype Madison, WI linkage group LG3, Vvil1.0, whole genome shotgun sequence genome:
AGTATCTTATTCTTCTCTTGTTGTTGCACTTGCGCTTAAACTCGTGACAGATCAATGATTCTTTTTCCTTGTAAATTAGGAGCCCTATGAGGATGGTAGTCTTTTTTGTACTTGCTTGTAAAAAAAGTTACTCCCCGTATTTGATCCTTTTTAGAATGAATAGAATGACAAGTAGCTGGATTTTACCATAAGCAAATTTCATATAATCACATTATCAAAATACTATTAAGAGTCTTCCttatattttctctcttttctatcTCTTCATAATGACTGCTGCTATTAACTTACCAATTAACAGAATCAAACATTAGCACTTCATTCATTTTTGACATGTTGCAACCTATTGCGATGAGCAAGAACAAAGCCTAATGATGCAACCGATGCCACTAGGTAACCAGCCAATGTTCCATAGCTTACAGAAATAGGCCATTCCTACAAATTAAGGTGAATATATTACTCTAACAACCAAGTAGAGAAAACTTAAGAATAACATGAAAAAATGAGGAATGAAGTGTGTAAATATATATAACAGAACAAAATTCTATAATCTTAGAATTTGTGGCTGGACATAACTCAACCTTAAAAAATCGGTATAAAGAGAGGATTGCCCTCACATATCAACATATGTTCAGGGGAAACCTGATAGCATGTTGCCCAACAGATATTAAATCAGACTTTGATACCATCTCAAGATTTGCGGTTGGACTTAACTAAATCTTACAAAACTGGTTTGTAAGTTGAGGGTTGACCAAGCTTTATAAACAACACACAGGTCATATCTTTAAGCAATAAAGGACTAAATCCACACCTTCACAGccaacaaaataaaaatgttgGAGACTGCAACGAAGGCAACTCAAATGTTGTAATTAGGCAGTTAGGGGCGGACCACAATGTAGATGGAATTTCAACCATATAATATAAAAGCTTTCAGGTAGTGGTATATCACAAACATTGCTAATTTTGTAGATGGACCACAATCCTAAAAGTAAACAGATGAATTTGGACATCTTAGACCATGATACTTTTATGTTTTAGAGTTATATAAGAACCATCTTTTTGTTAGTGGTATATCACAAAAATAGAGTTATAAACACGAAATAGCAAGGGGCTAGTCAGCTGATGTCCACCATTCTATTGTAAAACAAACAACCTCACAAGTATAGTAACTAGTAAGAAGAGGGATGCTTCTTTTAAAAACGTGTCGCCATAAACTGGAATATAAACAATTGAAACATCTTCAATTGATTAAACCAATTAAAGAGGGATGCCAAATAGATTGTGGAGAGGTTCGTGGAAGAAATGTAACTTTGGTAAGAACTGCTCTTCCTATCTGCTCTAAGAATCTAGCATTCAATGGACAATTATCTAAAGGACAGAAGACTAGAAAAAAGAGATTACCTGCCAGGGCCTCTCCCAGTCAAGTGGCATTGGCCAGGCCCCAAACCATCCCCCAATAACTGCTCCATGGGCTTGAAAACAAATCAGGCACTCAATAGATCCATTCGGCCTATATGTAGTACAAGGATTATAAAATAATGTATCGAGTACCAAACTGAAAGGACCAAATAAGTAGATTGCATTGTGGAAAACTGAAACCAAACTTGGAAAgaattataaaatttaactaGAAAAACATACTTTGTATGCGCAAATATGCGTTTCCAGTCGGCCCATGATGAACCAAGTACACATGATGCTGGAACTGTCTGTAATAGCATAACTTGTGCATCAATGTGAGTGTACATAGAAATGAGGCCATACTCCATAGCTTAAAAAATATGTCAATCTTAACAAACCTTGTGAAGAAGCAATTTATTCAAGGAAGGTGAAAAGGATTGACAAGAAACTGATTTCACTACTTAGAATAATTGTAggaaatttaataaaaatgttttgaGAAAAAATAGGTGTTTGAACTGATATTGTGGGGACATGTCTGAAAGTGATAATGATGCAACTCGCTTTCACTTCAATATATGTTGATTACCAAGCTTTTCTATGGTGAGGTGATTAGGTGCAAAGGAACGAATCGATGGCTTATATCTGGAACCTCCCACAATTGAATCAGATCAAATGTATATTCTAGAATATGTGATGGATAACAAGTAACAAAAGGAGAATGAGTGTGATTTTGTTTAAAGTTTAAACATGAAAAAGATTAGGCTAACACCAAAAGTCCTTTTATGAGAACACAGCTTCTCATAAAATAAgatgaaatgaaatgaaaaatatgtgGACATAATTTCTTGTAGTAATAATCAATAAACAACTAAACATTATTATATTTCCATAAATGATCACTTTTCCAAACAGAAAAAACAAACGCAAAAAGAATTATTAGACAAAAGAATGTAAATTATCAACATCTAAATAGATGCAAAACGTATACGAGACAAGTccaataaaaaatacaaatatattCTTCAAGAAGCATTAACTGTAAGCAAGAAAAGGGCAATGGTTTAGTCACTCACTGTGAACAATGACATCATAAGAGACCAAGCTAGAGTCTTGGGCAGGCACCTGTCTCATGTAAATTTGCAAAAGTCATGATACACTCTACTCATTAAGGAAACTTCGAAGTTGAAATTGAAAAGGCATCTTTGTACACATAATAAGACAGGTTCAAAGTTGTTTTGTTTAAAGGAGCAGTAGTATTTAAACTTAATCCTTTATCTCATCattacaacaacgacaacaacaaccaagtcttatcTCACTAAGTGAGGTtagctacatggatcaactttcggCATAATATTCTATCCAGGACCATGTTTCTATCCAAATCGTcaatctcgagatctttcttaataacttctcttttAGTTTTTTTAGGTCTTCCTCTACCTCAAGTTATATGACTTCCCTCCAtctgatctactctccttaccaCAGAATCTACAGGTTTTCTCTCTACATGCCCAAACCAAGTCTATTTTTCACCATCTTTTCTACTATAGGTACTACATCAACACTCTCTCTAATATTGTCAGTTCTAATCTTTATCTCATCAATAATGACCTCAATTATGTGCAGGAAAAAAATGTACTTTAAGAAAAGTTATTTGACTTACTGAAAGGTAACAGGCGCCCCCAAAGCAATAGCTCCTAATGAATTTAGTAATACTCCTGCAGAGTAAAAGATACAAGAAGTATCAATTTAGTTTTTACATGACATCACGTcactaaaaattttaaaatggtattgccgagaaagaaaaaaaaaagaacaaaaccaTTGATGATaagaataagaaaaacaaaatataaaagagaatcaacaacaacaaccaaacttTATCCTATTAAGTGAGGTcgactacatggatcaacttccgACTTAATGTTCTATCTAAGATCATGATTCTCTCTAAATCGTTAATTTctagatctttcttaataacttatCTTATAAAAGAGAACCAAATCATAATGAAATATCAATATAGCAATGCTATTTGCGAATATTCAAAAATCAGTTTGAGAATAggtatctttttcatttcttgataCCACTAACAATTTGCAAAAATGTGAAACTGAAACCGAAGTTTGAACTAACCTACTGGCACTCCTAGAATACCTCTCCCAACGGCCCGTAGATACTGCATAGAACAGAATTCATCACATGAAAACAGGGAAAAGAAATAACCTATAACATTCACAAGAACAATGGAATTTGAGAAATGAAGGAAGATTCATTACCGAGCATTGTTTGCGATTCTGTCGATAGCGACTGAAGAGAAGGATCACGATCGGAAGCTCTATAATCTAAACGATGCAGAGTTAGAAAAATACTGAAATTAAGAAACCTAAAAGCAGATAATAGATTGAGAAAAAAGCGATAGTACCGAAATGAGGAAAAGAGTGAGAGAAGGATCGGTAACGAGATCGGTGGAGTAGACACTGTTGGATATCGAGAAGGTTAGAGCTAAAGTCAGTCCGCATGTCAAGTTTACTGTAAAGGCttctgaaggtgagattggcggcGGTGCTTCCACCGCCGAGGGTTTGAACGCCGTTGTTATCTCGCTGACTTTTTTCCGGCGATCCATGAGGTGTAATTAAATTGCGAATCGAGCTGAAGCAAGAAAATAAACGGTAGCTATATACCTGGATTCAGGTTTTTTCTTGTAATACCTATTACAAACAGATTTTTTTAAATATGGtaaaaattatattcaatttttttttttttggttttaaaccaccggtttagtccggttcgggggcgagttctggcatcaagtggttccatccccttCCCGATTgaagttgcgggggatcgaaccgtggttcgacctaccaagtccagcgccaatcaccactggaccaactaacgattggtaaaattatattcaatttatttataaCACTTTATgtttgtttggattgaagaaataTAACTGAACTCATTATGTAATAATCTTTGGAAGTCAGTATTCTAGCCACTTCCTTCGCTATTGATGGGACATCTAGATCTAGGTCAGCCGCATCTGCAGTTGAAGCAGTTGACGGCCGGGCCAAGGCCAACAAGAGCCGTGTTTGCATTTGATGAGCCTGACGAGTGGAATTGAATATgacggagcggaatggaacgaGGCGGAATAGAATATAAATCATACTTCATTATTtggttattttattaaaaatgtctCATTCCATCTCATGCACCCCAAATGTCTCATTCCATCTCATGCACCCCAAAAGTCTCATTCCGCTCAATTTCATCCTCTTTTTACCAATCCAAACAATGAGACATATTATTCTATTCCATTTCGCTCCGTCgtgttccatcaatccaaacgtAGCTTTGATCTCCTTCAAAAATTTAGCTCATTAAAACTTCATTAAGACCATAAATCAAATCGTTGGTTGGTTATTAGTGATTGACGTTGGACTTGGTAGAAAGGACCACAGTTGGATCCCCGCAACTTCGATCGGGAACAACCATCAAAGAAACCTCACAAGCTAGGTGAGTATGATGGAAAGGGAGATCCACGCGAGCACGTGCGAGCTCGTCAATGATCGGATGAACTACTTAGTGCTGACAAAGCGTCCAAATGCAAATTGTTTGACTTGACTTTGGTCGGATCGACCACACTATGGTTAAATGGAGCCAACCTGATAGGTGCATTGAATCTTGGATTGATTTTTGTAAATGGTTCTTCGTGCATTTCACAGCCCGTAAAAGACGGTCGATGATTAAAGTTGCCTTAAGTTGGATCACCCAAGGAAAAAAGGAAAGCCTAAGGTCCTACATCGATTAGTTTATGCGAGTTGTTATTGAAGTCGATAAAGCTAAAGAAGACCTTAAGTGTTGGATCTTCGAAAATGGTCTTGTGAAGGACCATCCCTTCAGGTTGAAGATAagaaggaaatgggtgaaaactACTCAAGAGATGTTGAACTTGATTGAGTCTTACATGATAATGGAAGAGAGTGCTTCGACAACCCCATCTCCGCTGACACAAACTTTGGCCGCCCCACAAGGAACGAGTCTTATCGGCGGAAGGACGACGTTGCCGAGGTATGCAAGGAGGA
Encoded proteins:
- the LOC131660094 gene encoding uncharacterized protein LOC131660094 gives rise to the protein MDRRKKVSEITTAFKPSAVEAPPPISPSEAFTVNLTCGLTLALTFSISNSVYSTDLVTDPSLTLFLISIIELPIVILLFSRYRQNRKQCSYLRAVGRGILGVPVGVLLNSLGAIALGAPVTFQCLPKTLAWSLMMSLFTTVPASCVLGSSWADWKRIFAHTKPNGSIECLICFQAHGAVIGGWFGAWPMPLDWERPWQEWPISVSYGTLAGYLVASVASLGFVLAHRNRLQHVKNE